The Miltoncostaea marina DNA window GGATGTCCGAATGGACCTCGCGCCGTGGTCCACTTGGCATCCGCGTGGGGACCCCCGCGGCGGCGGGAATCCAGGGGCCTCGTCCGAATGGACCTCGCGCCGTGGTCCACTTGGCATCCGCGTGGGGACCCCCGCGGCGGCGGGGATCCAGGGGCTTCGTCCGAATGGACCTCGCGCCGTGGTCCATTCGGCATCCGCGCGGGAACCCCCTCGGGAGCGGAGCTCTCGGGCCTGCGTCCGAATGGACCTCGCGCCGTGGTCCATTAGGACGTACCCGTGCTTACGGCTCCACGGCGCCCTCCGGCCCGACGACGGCGGCGACCTCGTCCGCCGGGGGCGGGGCGGCGGTCCGCTCCTCGGCGGCGCTGTGCTCGGGCGAGACGCGGGCGACCTGGGCCCGCAGCCAGAGCAGCGCGAGGTCCTTCGCCTTGGCCTCCAGCATCACGTCGACGGGCGCGGGGGCGGCGTCGAGGAGCTCGATCAGGTCCCAGGGGGTGACGAAGTCCGCGTGCTGCTCGAGGAGGGGCGGGACGAGGACCTCGCGGGCGGCGCTCTCGCCGCGGCGGCGGCGGCGGCGGACGGTGCGCAGCTCGGTGCGGGGGCTCGACAGGTGCACCTTCGGCCGCACGCCGGCGGGCCAGGTGGCCATGGCGGCGGCGATCGCGTCGCGGGGGTCGGCGTGGAGGGGGCCGGGCCGGCAGCGGTGGTGGTGGTGGTCGTACACCACCTTCACCCCGGTGCGGCGGTGCAGCTCCAGGACCTCGTCGATGTCGAAGGCGGTCTCGTCGTGCTCGAGCGCGATCCGGCGGCGGGCGCGCTCGGAGAGCGCCTCGTAGGCCCGCGCCCAGCGGTCGAGCGCGGCGGCGCGCTCATTGTAGACGCCGCCCACGTGCACCACGACGACGGCCTCGGGGCCGAGCCCGAGCGCGTCGAGCAGCAGGGCGTCCTGCTCCAGGTCGAGGCTCGACTTGGCGACGATGCCGGGGTCGGGGCCGTTGATGACCGTGTACTGGCCCGGGTGGGTCGAGAGGCGGACGCCCGCCTCGCGCACGCGCCGGCCGAGCGCCTCGAGGCCGTCGGCGCACTCCTCGATCTGGCGTCGGTAGTCGAGGTCCGGCATGTCCGGGTGGGTGCCGTAGGGGACGACCGAGCCCCCGAGCCGGTACATGCGGATGTCCTCGCGCTCGAGGTGGTCGATGACCGGGCCGAGCAGCTCGATGGAGCGCGAGAGGTGCGGGCCGCTCTGCCAGCGGCGCGAGTCGGAGGTCGGCATGCCGCCGCCGCCGAGCACCTTGACGGCGAACCCGAGGCGGTGGGGGACGACCATGCGGGACAGGGTTCCCGTTCGGGCGCCGGGGGACGCGTCCTTCGGATGCGGGCCGGGCGGAGGTATCCTGCCCCGCGTGGGCACCGAGACACCGGTCAAGCCGCGCGTCGACCTGCCGGGCTCCGGCGCGGGCCACGGCGAGCCGTGCCACGTGATCGTGCTCAACGACAGCCACAACACGTTCGAGCACGTGGCGCGCACGCTCGCCCGCTACATCCCGGGCGTGAGCTACGAGAAGGGCATGGCGCTCGCCACCACCATCCACAACGCCGGCGAGGCGAAGGTGTGGAGCGGCTCCCGCGAGCAGGCGGAGCTCTACTGGGAGCAGCTGAAGGGCGCCGGCCTCACGATGGCGCCGCTCGGCTGATGTGAACGGCGCCGACTGGCTCCTCGACGCGCTGCGCGCCGAGGGCGTCGGCGTGCTGTTCGGCAACCCGGGCTCCACCGAGCTGCCGATCACCGACGCGCTGGGGCGCCGGCCGGAGGTCCGCTACGTGCTGGGCCTCCACGAGGCGGTGGTGATGGGCATGGCCGACGGCCACGCCCAGGCGACGGGCCGGCCGTCCGTGGTCAACGTGCACGTGCAGCCCGGCCTGGCGAACGCGATGTCGGGCATCCTCAACGCCGCGCGCGCCCGGGTGCCGGTCGTCGTGACGGTGGGCCAGCAGGTGCAGGAGATGCTGCCGGGCGACCCCTTCCTCGGGGGCGAGCTGGTGGCGATGGCGGCGCCGATCGCCAAGGGGGCGTGGGAGGTGGCGAGCGCCCGGGAGCTGCCGGAGGCGTTCGCCCGCGCGCTGGCCACGGCGGCCGCGCCGCCCGCCGGGCCGACGGTGCTGAGCCTGCCGCTCGACGTGCAGGTGGCGCCCGCGCCGGCGCCGCACGAGCCGCGGCCCGCGCCGCGGGCGGCCCCGCCGCCGGCGGAGGCGCTCGACGCCGCCGCCGCCGTGCTGGCCGCGGCGCGGTCGCCGGTGGTCGCCGCGGGGGACGAGGTGGTGGCCGCCGGCGCCTCGGCCGAGCTCGCCGCGCTGGCGGACCGCCTGGGGGCGCCGCTGTTCGGCGAGCCGATGGGCGCGCGCGTGCCGCTGCCCACCGACCACCCGCTGTGGCGGGGCCCGCTGCCGCCCTTCGCGGCCCAGATCGCCCCGCTGCTGGCGCACCACGACGCGCTCCTCGCGGTGGGGATGCCGGTCTTCCGCCTGTTCGGCACGAGCCCGGGGCCGGCGATCGGGCCCGGCACCGCGCTGGTGCACGCGGACGTG harbors:
- the uvsE gene encoding UV DNA damage repair endonuclease UvsE — encoded protein: MVVPHRLGFAVKVLGGGGMPTSDSRRWQSGPHLSRSIELLGPVIDHLEREDIRMYRLGGSVVPYGTHPDMPDLDYRRQIEECADGLEALGRRVREAGVRLSTHPGQYTVINGPDPGIVAKSSLDLEQDALLLDALGLGPEAVVVVHVGGVYNERAAALDRWARAYEALSERARRRIALEHDETAFDIDEVLELHRRTGVKVVYDHHHHRCRPGPLHADPRDAIAAAMATWPAGVRPKVHLSSPRTELRTVRRRRRRGESAAREVLVPPLLEQHADFVTPWDLIELLDAAPAPVDVMLEAKAKDLALLWLRAQVARVSPEHSAAEERTAAPPPADEVAAVVGPEGAVEP
- a CDS encoding ATP-dependent Clp protease adaptor ClpS — translated: MGTETPVKPRVDLPGSGAGHGEPCHVIVLNDSHNTFEHVARTLARYIPGVSYEKGMALATTIHNAGEAKVWSGSREQAELYWEQLKGAGLTMAPLG
- a CDS encoding thiamine pyrophosphate-binding protein → MNGADWLLDALRAEGVGVLFGNPGSTELPITDALGRRPEVRYVLGLHEAVVMGMADGHAQATGRPSVVNVHVQPGLANAMSGILNAARARVPVVVTVGQQVQEMLPGDPFLGGELVAMAAPIAKGAWEVASARELPEAFARALATAAAPPAGPTVLSLPLDVQVAPAPAPHEPRPAPRAAPPPAEALDAAAAVLAAARSPVVAAGDEVVAAGASAELAALADRLGAPLFGEPMGARVPLPTDHPLWRGPLPPFAAQIAPLLAHHDALLAVGMPVFRLFGTSPGPAIGPGTALVHADVDAREVGKVHPPAAGVVGDVRASLAGLLERLGPAGPSDAARRGRAVAATLAARRAARARQAREAAGARVGPAALARAIASAAGPRDLVVDEALTAGRGLRTALSRRTPATWLAHRGSALGWGLPAAVGAGLADPGRRVMAVQGDGGLLFGVSALWTAAAEGVGTALVVADNGGYEILRAGLEGLTGRPEGDWPGIRLRRPRLDIASICAGFGASAARVDAPGDLREALADLWRRTADGPAVLVVGVEGRTAPVGYPVAPAG